One genomic window of Punica granatum isolate Tunisia-2019 chromosome 1, ASM765513v2, whole genome shotgun sequence includes the following:
- the LOC116193129 gene encoding outer envelope pore protein 16-2, chloroplastic encodes MNGVSKLEREGRSLLNELPGFDKGGFLDLGHPLLNRIADSFLKAAGIGAIQAVSREAYFIAIEGLDSTDGGMTEGTKKARRLPNLRGETNRNSLEALVKSTGKESLQWGLAAGIYSGLTYSLKEARGAHDWKNSAVAGAITGAALGLTADGSSHEQIVQCAITGAAISTAANLLSGIF; translated from the exons ATGAACGGCGTCAGCAAGCTGGAGAGGGAGGGCCGGTCGCTGCTGAACGAGCTGCCGGGGTTCGACAAGGGAGGCTTCCTCGACCTCGGCCACCCTCTCCTCAACCGCATCGCCGATAGCTTCCTCAAGGCTGCTGGG ATCGGGGCGATTCAGGCCGTGTCGCGGGAGGCTTACTTTATTGCCATTGAAG GCCTCGATTCTACCGATGGTGGCATGACAGAGGGCACCAAGAAGGCGCGGCGCTTACCGAACCTCAGAG GGGAAACCAACAGAAACTCTCTGGAGGCTTTG GTGAAGAGCACTGGCAAAGAATCTCTTCAATGGG GACTAGCTGCGGGAATTTATTCTGGTCTCACTTACAGCTTGAAGGAGGCTCGAGGAGCTCATGACTGG AAAAACAGTGCAGTGGCCGGGGCAATTACGGGCGCGGCACTCGGCCTCACGGCGGATGGATCATCACACGAGCAGATCGTGCAGTGCGCTATCACCGGCGCTGCTATCTCCACTGCTGCAAATCTCCTTTCCGGGATTTTTTAG
- the LOC116193715 gene encoding uncharacterized protein LOC116193715 → MMTIQCDSSAPSLRHRHLCCFSAGGDESSPTGCSWLRSKAQNLPEIRDRCRRLIGRSHRKAGHGSPEFRYDPLSYALNFEDSWNREDQDEESPRSNFLARLPATPDRRKQAMLAAAPGLV, encoded by the coding sequence ATGATGACGATTCAATGTGATTCTTCCGCTCCCTCTCTCAGGCACCGCCACCTCTGCTGCTTCAGCGCCGGAGGAGACGAAAGCTCCCCGACCGGCTGCTCGTGGCTCCGGTCGAAGGCTCAGAACCTGCCGGAGATCCGCGACCGGTGCCGTCGACTGATCGGGCGGTCCCATAGGAAGGCCGGACACGGTTCGCCGGAGTTCAGGTATGATCCGCTGAGTTACGCCCTGAACTTCGAGGACAGTTGGAACAGGGAAGATCAGGACGAGGAGTCTCCTCGTAGCAATTTCCTGGCTCGGTTGCCGGCGACACCGGACAGGCGGAAGCAGGCAATGCTTGCGGCGGCACCTGGACTGGTGTAA
- the LOC116192520 gene encoding zinc finger CCHC domain-containing protein 10 has translation MSSKKEDKAQDAAERIKAAALTAAKGLSRAQAERAAAAAARNVNAYGQKEEGPSRWQEKREAKRQMYLMSTEKAVRLGERKDLKATSSTIAGSAQCQKCYQSGHWTYECKNERVYISRPSRTQMLKNPKLNMVGPVSYDLENLDAKKEEKTEKSDKRSKKSKRKYRSDSSPSDSEASVFESESESDYSSQESSSDYSSSSDSEEERRRRRRKKKKQQKSRRRRRYSSSSESSDSYTASESDSDENSRRSKNRKHNKRR, from the coding sequence ATGTCGAGCAAGAAGGAAGACAAGGCTCAGGATGCGGCCGAGAGAATCAAGGCTGCAGCCCTCACTGCTGCGAAAGGCCTTAGCCGAGCTCAGGCAGAACGAGCAGCAGCTGCTGCTGCCCGAAATGTCAATGCTTACGGACAGAAGGAAGAAGGTCCGAGCAGATGGCAGGAGAAGAGGGAAGCAAAGAGGCAGATGTATCTGATGAGTACTGAGAAGGCCGTGAGGTTGGGTGAAAGGAAGGACTTGAAGGCTACGTCATCTACAATAGCGGGCTCGGCTCAGTGCCAGAAGTGTTATCAGTCCGGTCATTGGACTTATGAGTGCAAGAATGAACGGGTCTACATCTCTCGCCCGTCACGAACCCAAATGCTCAAGAACCCTAAGCTCAATATGGTGGGGCCTGTATCATATGACCTGGAGAATCTTGATGCcaagaaggaagagaagacCGAGAAGTCGGACAAGCGGTCCAAGAAGAGTAAGAGGAAGTACCGTTCCGACTCGTCTCCTAGTGACAGTGAGGCTTCGGTGTTTGAGAGTGAGTCTGAGTCGGATTACTCTTCCCAGGAGAGTAGTTCAGACTACAGCTCATCCTCCGATTCGGAGGAAGAGAGGAGGCGGCggaggagaaagaagaagaagcagcagaAGAGCCGGCGAAGGAGGAGGTACAGCTCATCCTCCGAGTCATCCGATTCATACACTGCCTCTGAATCGGATTCTGATGAGAATAGCCGGCGAAGCAAGAACAGGAAGCACAACAAGAGGCGTTGA
- the LOC116187676 gene encoding lichenase-like: protein MASNFPAAYHSSSMASAVLLLLGLLMASLGIKGVQSIGVCYGMLGNNLPPAREVVALYKSRKINRMRIYDPNQATLQALRGSNIELMLGVPNSDLQALANNPSNAKSWVQRNVKNYSPGVRFRYIAVGNEVGATSQLAKFVLPAMRNVQNAVNSFGLQNQVKVSTAIDMIVMGNSYPPSQGAFRADARGHLDPIIRFLVNNKSPLLANIYTYFSYAGNPKDITLPYALFTSPGVVVRDGARSYQNLFDAMLDALYSALERAGGGALNVVVSESGWPSAGAVGATVGNAGTYYKNFIKHVPGGTPKRPKKAIESYLFAMFDENQKQPELEKHFGLFSPNKQPKYPLSFGESREGIWDVSSSNYSHGVAGSLRSDI from the exons ATGGCCTCAAACTTCCCTGCAGCATATCACAGTTCTTCCATGGCGTCGGCTGTGCTTCTTCTTCTGGGACTCCTTATGGCAAGCCTCGGTATAAAAG GCGTACAATCAATAGGAGTCTGCTATGGCATGCTCGGGAACAACCTTCCTCCTGCCCGGGAAGTGGTTGCACTGTACAAGTCACGCAAAATTAATCGGATGCGGATCTATGACCCGAACCAAGCGACCCTGCAGGCCCTCAGAGGCTCGAACATTGAGCTGATGCTTGGGGTCCCGAACTCAGACCTACAAGCACTAGCCAACAACCCATCTAATGCAAAATCTTGGGTGCAAAGAAACGTCAAGAATTACTCACCGGGCGTGAGGTTCCGGTATATCGCGGTCGGGAATGAGGTTGGTGCCACGTCCCAGCTCGCGAAGTTTGTCTTGCCTGCGATGAGGAACGTGCAGAACGCAGTGAACTCATTCGGCCTTCAGAACCAAGTCAAGGTCTCAACTGCCATAGACATGATCGTCATGGGGAATTCATACCCGCCGTCCCAGGGGGCCTTCAGGGCTGACGCGAGGGGCCACTTGGACCCAATCATCCGGTTCCTGGTGAACAACAAATCTCCATTATTGGCGAACATCTACACTTACTTCAGCTATGCTGGGAACCCAAAAGACATAACCCTCCCGTACGCCCTGTTCACCTCCCCAGGGGTGGTCGTGAGGGACGGGGCCCGCTCGTACCAGAACCTATTCGATGCGATGCTGGACGCCCTGTACTCAGCCCTCGAGAGAGCAGGTGGCGGAGCCCTCAATGTGGTGGTCTCGGAGAGTGGGTGGCCGTCTGCTGGGGCGGTAGGAGCCACGGTGGGTAATGCGGGGACATATTACAAGAATTTCATTAAGCACGTGCCTGGCGGGACACCGAAGAGGCCAAAGAAAGCCATAGAGTCTTATCTTTTCGCTATGTTCGACGAGAACCAGAAGCAGCCAGAGCTCGAGAAGCACTTCGGGCTGTTCTCACCAAACAAACAACCAAAATATCCGCTAAGTTTTGGTGAAAGCCGGGAAGGGATATGGGATGTTTCATCATCTAACTATAGCCATGGCGTGGCAGGGTCCCTTAGGAGTGAcatatga